Genomic window (Carettochelys insculpta isolate YL-2023 chromosome 12, ASM3395843v1, whole genome shotgun sequence):
caactatttcaaaatagtgagcATGTTATTTGAAAatcaaacctcattgcaggaggaatcaTGCCTATGTTGAAACAGGTGCTGATAAGATGcagaatagcacttatttcaaagcaagagctattccctgtcttaaatAAGTGCTATGGTACAGGCTatctatttggaaatagcagagtgctattttgaaatacactttTGTATGTAGTGACCCTACTTTGGGattgctattctggaatagcttattttgaaattcagctgctgtgtagacatagcttaactgACTCAGCAGCCTGCCTGGACAGCTTGGAAGTCAACAGAACCCTTGGGGGCAGAAGGAAAAAACCTCTCCTGTTTCTGATTAACTCAAATCCATGGAGAGCCTCTTCCCTCAGCTTCCAGTTTTACCCCTACTTTAAAACAACTTACCTACTGCCCAAATACACAAACCCAGCTGAAACGAGGCTGGAGTCATTTAAGCCATGATTTATTGTCATCAGTTAAATATAGCCCAATAGGGTCTTCTGAACAGCCTGATTTCCTCTTACAAAACCACGAACCGGTTAAATACTGCCTTGTTGCTATGGCATCCTCTCTCTTTAAAAGGAAAGAGAATAGCTAATTACACTATTAGAGAAACTACAGAGGAagcaaaaggaaagagaaataatGGAATGGAGAAGCCTAGATTCATGCTAGACATGGAAGATGGATCAAAGGAGAATTTGTGCCCATTAACATTCCTTACAGAGATGAAGCACTTGCCCAACATTTGACACATGCTTCTTTCTGTTCCTCCTGGAGCAGGACTAGGCTAATCAGCAAACTTCTGTCTGCCAGGAAGACACCTTGGTTAAGCAACactccagagcaggggtgggcaataatttttgccagGGGGCCACACCATGAATTTTGGAATAGGGTCAGGGGCCACATTTTTCTTATTAAAGAAATTAATCATTAATCACCAGCTATTTCAGAGGCAGGCAAGATAGAGCCGGCGAGCTGGATCCCACCAGATCTAAGCATTAGGTGGGCTGAAGCTGGCCCATAGGCTGCATCTTGCCCACCCTGCTCCGGAGTGTCCTTAGTCTATGAGATTTCCCTGGCTGAAACTGAAATAGGTGGTAGCATCTAGCAGGTATATTCCAGGCAGATAGATCCTGGTTTATGCCTGTCTCTAGCCACTGGCAATATTGGGCCTGCCTTAGCATTTTAAATCTTGTGGGCAGCATTTGGTTCTTCCTTGGGCCTCCTAACCCCCCACTTACCCTCCCCCTTCAAACACTGACACTGCAAGTGGCATGAGAGAGACAGGACTGAAAATACTGCATGCAATGGTGAGTGGAAATAATGTACCAGCTACTGTATGCACATTTGACAGCACTAGCTATTTATGGAGTTGGCACACTGACAGCAATGATGCAGAAGATTAAAGCTGGCAAGATTCCTGCTTCAGAAGAACTGGGGTTTTATATGCGTAAATACACCAATAGGCCAATTACAACTAACACAAAACACCACAACAGAACAAATCTTACAGCAGCAATGACTTAAGATTCCTCCATTCAGCACAGCTGGACAAGCTGGCTATTTTGCATGCCTCTCATGTGGCAGTGCTGGTCTCTGCTTGGGAACACCAGGCTTTGTAAGCTAGATGGAGAGAAGAGATTCTCCACATCCAGCTTCTAAACCTCTATGAAGATAAAAGGGAGAAGAACAAAATCTGCTATTGATTGCAAGAGGGCCCCTTCCCAATGAAGAGTAGCAGCATCTGATTCTTCAAGAGCCACATACCACAGTAACAGGAGGAAAGCAGCAGTTGAGAAAAGAACAATCCAAACCCTTCCAGAAAGCCACTAGACATGGCCATCAAAAATaccaaaacattttaatttattagCTTTATTGATGAGGCTTCCTACTCAAATAGTAAATACAGGCTCACTAGGCTACACACCAGTGTTGTACCCATTTTCCACAATTCTTTAAGGAAACATTTCCTAGGAACATGCCCTGCCAAGATCAAAAGGCAAAATTCAAAACCAGTTCACAGTGCACCAAGCTGACACGGCACATGGTGTCCCCTTTCCGCTCCTGTCTCAGACTCTTCGTACTTTCCGGGGACGGCAGCCATTATGAGGAACCGGAGTATTGTCTGTGATGGAGATGATCTCCAACCCCCCCATGGTCAACCCCTGGATGGCAGGCTGAAAAAGCAAGAGAGTGGACATTAAACCACATGCTGCATCATTGTACAAACAGCATAGACTATCAGTTTGGAACAGAACAATCAACATTTCATTGCAATAGTCTAAAGAATCAGGAAGAACCATTTAGCCCCAGCTGGTCCATTCCTCCGAGCTAGTGCAGGACTGTTTCTCTCCAGTGATTTGCTACTCTACTTTGAAGTGACCTAAACAATTTGGCTTTTACTCACTCCCTTAGTAGGACAGATTCTTCTTTTGTGATTGCTTTGGGGTGACAAAAAttctctgcagcccctctctcCACCTCGGTTTCACACAAGAAGGATAACAAGCATAATTTGATAGGTCTGAATAAAAAATCCTGCAGTCCCTGTAGAAAGCAACAAACAGATGAGGGCCCACGCCCATGAAGAGGAATTTTAGGCACTTACCACACGCCCAGGGCCCAGGCCTTTCATCACCACTCGCACATGGGACACGCCCTTCCTACAGGCTTTCTGTGGGGAGAAAAGATTtttcagtggggaggggaggcaggtcAAAGGGTGCCTATCACAGCTAGCGTCAGTCTCTGTCTCTAAAGGGATTAATCCCTTTCATctacttttgaaagcttcttccgACAGAAAGGAAGAGGGAATCAAGGATGGTTCCAGGGAGATAAACACAGAGATCACTTGACAAAGCCAGGGATTTGAGGAAGAATAGGAAATGCGTGACCAGGGACAGATTCAATGAAACCCTGTGTACAGAGAGGAAAGGGGAGCTGAGAGACAAAGCTGTTTTAGATCACCAGATGAGGCTGCGGATGGTATGTACTTTTAAGGCTGGTAGTTGATCAAATTAGAGAGGTCCTAAAAGAATTTCAAAGCAACAAATCTTATCTCAGAGCAGATCATTTCTCCTAATGTGTGGCAGCACTGCCATCTAGTGGAGATCTCCAGCCCTCGCTGATGGTTCATGTTAAAAGTCAGCTATGCTTACAAATGCTATAACCCCAGCACTtcggggcttgtctgcacttaacACGCTGCATcagcacagctgtaccactgaagcacttcagtgaagacactACCAATGCCAACAGGAGGGCTTCTTCCATTGCTGTAGGGACTCCCACTCCCCAAGAGATTAAGTTGATTTAACTACATTgttcaggggtgtggatttttcacacccttagCAATATAGTTATACATATCTACATAGTTATGtaattccctagtgtagatcaggctgatgggaggggTTCTCCTGCTGACAATCTACCCTCCCAAGAGGCAGAAGctgggttgatggaagaattctcctTTCATCTAGCACCATACACACCACGGGTTCAGATGGCATAACATCATCTtttgggtgtggatttttcacacttgaaAACAAGACCAATGTGTATTTCCACTATAGGCAAAGCCTCAGGATTACAGGGAGAGACGTTAATTTCTAATACTGGCTGTTTGTGAGGCATAACTATGCATCACTGATTTAGTGTTCTAAGAATGTGTCCCTGATGTGGTAAAAGAGTGACGGAAATGGTTTAGATGAAGAAAAACTAATTGGAACACATTGTTCTTCCCACAATGGGAAAGAAAACTCCAGAGACTAAAGGGTTAACTAGAGGAATGACAGCCAATTCAGAAAGGGGGATACTTGGGGTTTAGTCTCATTGTTCTTCATTCTGCAGGACACAGGCAACCTCATCTTCCTTCACTCATCATGGAAGAATGTAGGTTCTTTTAGAAACGTTTACGCTAGACCCCCAGGACCAGTTATTAAACAAGGGGTGCAACTGGTACATAGATGTGCAATGGTGTAATATTTTGCAAGTCTTCCTACCCCTCACACCTGCTTGGTTTGTGTTTagatttcctttcccttttcagtcTTCTTGAAAAGAAAAGTCTCAGCTGAAACTTGGATGAATCAGAGCAAAAGCTGTTCTCAAGTCAGAGCCACAACTCTGCACAAGATAAGAATTTCTTGCCCTGGATGCAGAAATGAAATGGAACCATTGTGTCTCATAGCACAGCTGCCATCTTATCAATGAGCAACACAGCTTATGACACCATCAGTAGGCGAAAGGGAAGTCATGGGCCAACATGTTTCCCTCTGGGCTTGAGACTCAAGTGAAACATTTAAATCAGTAGTTACAACTACGACACTGTGCCAACTGGAACCCAAGGATGGGATAGGAAGTGACTCACATTTCTCCACTACAACCACTGTATTTGCATTTAGAGCTCCCATTTCACATACAACTTATTCCTctccaagaaaacaaaagaagcaaTGTGTACAAAAGGCCTGTACTGCTCATATACACAGGAAATGGGGGATTCTGTAGCTATCTACTAGCAGAAGACAGAAATGGTAGCAGGAAGCAGAACTTCCTACTCTTCCTTGTCCTACTGAGGATAATGTACATCTCCCAACAGAGCCCATtcacaaatgcattctgttggcaATCATTCTACTGCTGGCACTCCTCTGATCTCAGCAAAAGCAGCCCCAACCAAACAATGACTAGTTAAgactcaccactgctgctgcaaggCCTGCAGTCTGTGCTGCAACACTGGAGGACTTCTTGGCATTTTTAAATCCCTCTGTGCCACAGGATGCATGGGCAATAGACAAGTTGTTAGGGCTGATGACCTGGACATGGGTGCTGGGGATGAGAAAAAGGAAGGCAAGAAGATGTAAGAAATGAATTCTCCCATCTTTCCTTGCTCTGATTGTCTTCATGGTCATCCAGAATGGCCCCTCACCCCACTTCAACACTACAGCACTACAGGCCAATTGTTCTCAACCAGGGTATGCAGAAATCTTCTGGTGttagtggcagggcaggggagtgtgTACATCCAGattttgcctagttttataacggGCAACATAAAAAGCaccagcaaagtcagtacaaactagaAGTTCATACATTGACTTTATGCTCCTCTATATACGGAAgtgaagtacaatatttatattctaattgaCATATTATACACTTACGTTAAATTGAGAATGTAAGAATTTTTTTAGTAATAGTGTGCTGAGACACTCTTGTATTTTTATGCCTAACTGTGTGAGCAAGTGGTTTTAAAGTCAGCTGAATTCCATgagtatgcaagacaaatcagactcctgaaaggagtaCAATAGTTTGGAAAGTTGAGACCCACTGCTCTAGGCAATTGTAGAAAGCTCTGCATCACCGCTGGTTTGTCTTACTAGTGTGGCAGAATGAGAGACTGTACTGTTTTTTGGGGCAATATACCTGCTGAGAATTGCTCAGATGGGGATTAATCTttccagacccacttcctcactcCATATGATTCACCACCTCTGCTTCTTTTAAAATGTTAGGGATCGGTAAGGAACTGGTGAACAAGATGGCAGCTGTTCAACAGCTTCATAGCTATACTGCAACAATGTAGAACAggaaataagactgctgtgtcCCATTAAAACTGCCTGTAGAATTGGGGGGCGGGATTGGGGGGAACAGTGAAAGAAGCAATTACCCATACTGGAATTTGGTCAAAACATGTGATCAACAGCTTTACTTCTGTGAAAGGCACTGAGTTAATGGCCTTGGTGTCACATTCTCCATTACAGGTGGCACTGAAGCACTGCTTTGGTACTCGCAAGAAAGAACCATCTCCTGAGTCACCAACACCACTTCCCCAACTTTTCCACAGAGGCCTCTCATGCTGCCAAGGTCAGGGCTCGGCTGCTTAGCTTCTGCGTTCCAAGCACACAGTGGTACTGCTGCAGACCCTTTTACATATGACCCATATAGCAAACTAATTGTGTCTTACTTGTTGAAGGTAGCTTTGATGTGAGCAATTGGGATATCTTCATATTTCTTCCCACCCCAAGTCAAGGAACTTTCTTGTCCTGGAACTGGGGGAAAAAGGCTGAAAAGTAAAATAAGAGCAATCAAATACTTGCAATATCACTACCATGCAAAGACAATTTTTAATACAGTCttggaatttggaaaaaaaaaatgtggatcaAATGCTACCAAACAAAGCTCAGAACTTCTTATACAAACTGTGTCTGTGATTGTCAAGTCACTTGCTTTTCTTACTTTACTAAAAACTGCTTGAGGTGATTTACCTCCTGATGAGAGACCAATGAAGGGATTTTACACCACAGCTTGGTCTGGAGCTGTACAGGATGCCTCACCTGAAATCACTCTTGTTTTGATTCTCTGTCACCTTAGTTGCAACACTTTCTGTATTCTCTGTAAGTCCCTGAAACCTCTGGAAACTTGTGTGCATGCCACGAAACAAGGAAACATTGCAACCACTAGATGAAAGAAGTGGGAGAAATAGATTAGGATTTCAGTTACACAACAGTCTTTATCTTTTGCCATCCTCACATTAGACCTCCAACAGAATATTTGTCACACAGGAAACAACCAAAGCTATTTGCTGACTGCAGGGCTATCTGAAACAATCACCACCAGGGTTCTTCAGTTGCCGTGAGGAACAAAATAATAACCACCTTAGGAGCATTATAAAAATAAACCAGTGGGTAACTAAGGACTGTTTTCACAATAAAAACAAACTTAACCAGCATCTTGAGAGTGCACaagaaacagaaatggaaaggGACTGAGCTAGGTTCACTGGCCAGGATCTAGGGAGGAGCAAAGGCAAACACACACTGAAATGAGCACTGAGGTACTCTGTAAAAATCTTTTTAGTAGTATATAGAAATGGATTTTACATGTTTCTCTAATTTAACTACTATCTTGACAACATTCATTCTGAAGAGACACTCAACTGAGAGAAGAAGTTTGAAAATAAGACTCTGCATCAGTAAAACAATATCCTTGCCCAATCATGTCCTGCCAAGCCTATGCTATGCCCTAGGAGTCTCCACCTCACCCCCTGGATTTCTCTATTGGCCTGGATTCTGCACCAGGCTTCCACTGACATGGAAACAGCAGCTACATGACACAGTATGGCATTGTTACAAGTAGAGTTGAGAAGGAGGAAGCACTTATTAAGCACATGCAGCTTCAATAATTTACTTAATTCTACCCTAAACAACTGCTTATTGCAAAGCCCTTCCCCATGCGTATCAGAGATGCTGAACTTGTGTAGCTAAAAAGGTTCCATTAGTAGGAGAACAACTAGATTTCTGTTGTACCTCAGGCATTGTTTATACCAGGGTGAAGTAAGCTGCAGTGGTAGGGCCTCAAGGCTGTATATAGGAGCAGCACATGAAGATAGTGTGGTTGCACTGGGAACagaatacagtaatcccccaagatacgCAAGGGTTGCATTCTATGCAACCCTTGTGTACCCCAAAATTTGTGTAACTTGGGAActtgggtggtgggtggggtgtggcGGTGGGTGTTAAGCCTGGGATCGGTTAGTGCTGCCAGAGGGGAAGAGGGGGTGTCGCTGACCCGGGTCTGCAGAGGTTGGGGCCTGGGTGCACAGTGGTGGCTGAAGCCAGGCCACGTGGTGGCACTCGGGAAGAgttggctgctgccagctctgttcccctttgaCAAGGGGATCTCCTTCCTGCTGCACCTTGGCGTATCTTGAGGATTTACTGAATACAGTATGAAAAATGGGTCAGCCACATAAGAGCAGGGTCACATACTCTTACTCTATTACAAATGACCATATGTAATCAGAGGGAGCCTAGCCTGAATCCACAGGCATGAAGGTCAGAACAAATGTTTTATTTGCTCTCTCAGCAAGCTGGCTCCAGAATCAAGAAAgatgagagcagcagagaagaccCACAGTGCCAGTTTAGTGCAGGCACTGCTTGGAGTTCAGCCATTCCAAACCCAGCAGGAAAAGCCATCCCTAGGGAGTTGTGGTCAGCCTAGAGCTGGGACTCCAGTGCACTGTGCAACTCCCCCTCCCATACACCACCCATTCCGTGCAACGCCCCCCGTCACATGCACCGCCCATCGCCCCAGCCATCCCGTGCACCTCCCCCGCCATGCACCTCCCATCGGCCTGGCCATTCCGTGCACCTCCCCCCCCCATATGCAACTCCCATCACCCCGACCATTCCATGCACCTCCCATCGCCCCGGCCATTCCGtgcaactcccccccccccaacatgcACCTCCCATCGCCCCGGCCATTCCGTGCAACTCCCGCCCCCCAACATGCACCTCCCATCGCCCCGGCCATTCCGTGCACCTCCCCCGCCATGCACCTCCCATCGGCCTGGCCATTCCGTGCACCTCCCCCGCCATGCACCTCCCATCGGCCTGGCCATTCCgtgcacctccccccccccataTGCAACTCCCATCACCCCGACCATTCCATGCACTTCCcaccccccctgcacctcccatcgCCCCGGCCATCCCGTGCACCTCCCCCACCATACACCTCCCCCGCACCCAGCGCCCGGCCGTCCCGCACACAACTTCTAACGTGCCCCGGAGAACAACCCCTTCGGCGTCCCGCGCCgacccccttctcccccaggtaCCCGAATCCGGCTCCTAGGAACCGCTGCCAGGTAACCACCAGCACCCGGGACATGGCCCTTCTCAGCGACCGTCCGGCCCGCCCAGCCCGAGGGACGGGCAGAAAGGTCAGCGCTGTGCATTGTGGCCTACGGGAGGAAAGATGGCGGCGGCGGCTGGACGGTTGGGTGGGAGCCGCGGTGCATTGTGGTCTGGCGGAGGAAAAGATGGCGGCCCCCATACAGCGCGCCCTGTACGGTGGCGGGGGGCGATGGAGGTGGGCGCTTGGCTCTCGCTGCCTGTCCGCCTCGGTCGTGCCCCGGTGGCGGCTGCTGGGGGCCTTGTGCCTGCAGAGGCCGCCTCGCATCACGCAGGCCCTGAGCCCGGCGCAGGAGGAGATGGCGCGGCTGATGCACCAGGTAGTCGGGGCGGGGGAGCGCCTGGCGCGGCGCGGGGTGGGGCGCGGGCACCCCACAGAACCGGGGGGGCAGAGGGCCGGCTGGGGCGGTGCTGCATCCTGTCGCTCGCCTCGCCGGGAAGCCCCAGCGCTGACGCTGGCCCTGTGCTGCGTTGCCCCCGAGGAGACTGTCGGCTGCCCCCTTGTGCAGCTCAGGACGAGCCCGGGCTGGCAGCTTGAAGTGCCTATGGACTGGGACCCACCTGAAAGACTCCTCCGCCTACAGTGCAAATAGCGTTCAGAGCACAAAGCTGAAACCCAAGCTAAAAGGCTCTCTCTGTATCTGGGCAAGATGCAggcatcacccccccaccccgcagtaGCTGGTACCCTTGGTGCACAAATTGTGGGGTGAGGGTCCAGTGGGTTTTAATGTGCACCTTAGAtgattagcatggccctttcttGCTTTGTGTGCTATAATGGTGCGGCCCTGAGAAGTTTCCTGTCAGGGATAGCAGAGTAGGTAGCATGCTAGGGGTGTCCTTTGAGTAATCACTGAATTCCACGCTTCTGCAAAATGTTAATGGGCACTGAGATTCTATGGTGACTTGATGGTAACAGAACCCTCTCCCCTGTGACACAGTACTGAGTGAGATGCTGGGCTATAGTTCTACAAGGTGACAGCtgctgggaccccattctttaaatacccctctgaaaccccgcccccccccattcatgcatctggtgaagcgggtctttgcccatgaaagttcatgctccaaaatatctgttagtctgtaaggtgccaccaggcttcttgttgttcacaaagCTTTcaatttttatatgcattttattttcagACTTCAAAAGTGTGCAAATGCGTTTGTATAGCGAACATACAACTATACTTACAGTGGTCTAGTATCCTTATGTCTGCAACGACTTGAACCCTGGATCCTCAGATGAAAAGTCTGATGCTCTACAGTTGGTAAAGCATCTGAGTTTTCATCTGAGGGCCCAGAGTTAAAGTCCCTAGTGAGGCAAGAGCTCATTTTCCCCCTCTGCTACATGGCCTGGGCCTTTCTGCCACACCTACCCTCTACTTAATCTTCAGTATTAGTATGATCTCTGTGCACAGTGAAAGCTTAGTTTTGTGGGATAGCATTTAAAccaggggtttgcaacctgtgGCTGTGGAGCCATACACAAACATTTCAGTCCTtcattgtggctcccaacacaATAATTGTAAAGTGGTGttcaaaaaaacctcctgattattttcgatacatggtgaacatctaaaagcctaaCAATGgataactcatatctaaataacaaactatgtgatctcaaaacattggataactccccctttaatgtgtgcagtAGATTATGGGATATAACACTGTGTCTGTGTTTTGGTGGTGTTGCTGCTAAagtcttaattttgaaaaggaaaaggaagcttgtggcattcctgctgagaagggcaacacacattttaataaaaaaaaaagtgaaattaagTCTGAAGTAAAATTAGCATAATTAAAGTGTTTGAGAGTGAAAGCCAGTACAAACATGTGCATGTAAAGtgcgaggaaacagaatatgtaaaaagttgtgAATATCCAGGAGTAAACGTATCatattacaaataattgtgtgtgtgtgtgtgtgtgtgtgttgtttttaaaataggagttacataAAGTGAgatttgatgttatttaaggaccatctcatattaacatgcattgcagttcttgaattaCACCCATCCCTGgttttaacaagtactttactaacgagtactcgctaaaacgaggaacgtatatacctacctttattcactatatgagtgaacttccccctgcttatatgagcaaggtccctggctggggagcgcgGAGACCTGCAGCTTgagccttctccttcccttccctcaggcatgcagctgtctgacagccctgtggctggaggaagagagggagaaggctcttagcctggttccctcccctgaaATGGCAGGaaggtgaaactgaccagccatgagtttCCCAGCCTGcaagcaagcagtggggagactggaaccagcctgcccctgtttcccagctcctgccactctgggagccaggaaactgaccagccttggtggttcctgggtcccctttccttgcaggaaaattcaaattAGGCAGGGGTTgtaggaacaacccctgggtaacttgaGGGTTGACTGTATTagacacccctgctgcccccttcccGCCCTGCAGTCCTCCCCCTTGGCCAGGTTTAaccccccctccagcagccccaaactgcccccagctttacacccctccagcagccccaaaccgtcCCTAGATttacatcccccagcagccccaacctgcccccaaccttacagccccaaacttcccccagtcttcgacctcctccccctgcatccctcaacagccccagccttagacactcttcctcctgcagcctcttcactgggactgctaggctgggtggctcccccagccctctggctgccagcaattaactcaaatgTCAAGGTTTTAggacctaggcataaggtaattgctgccATCTCCAGCGGctctctctattgatagatatctgcctgaggcagtagAGTTacgaaactgcaaatggcttctttaacagccccatgcagctgggaactgcccagcggGTGACCTTTAGCAAATCTAATGGAACTCATGTTTGAGTCCTGGCCCATAGATTGGGAATCTCTGCACTACATACACACTctgcatcctatttctggtgcaaaactatttaaatacatcagaaaagtacctaaactcagcTGTTTTATGTCatgttacaagcacttggaatgaattggagacttttgcatgtattttaatgggaatttagtgttgctcttatgagttttcgcctacgagagaaatttgggaaccaattgtgcttgcatagcgagggatgagtgtattttgcTTTCTGACTCCCGGTTCTCTCATGGGAGAGAAATTATTCGCCAGCATAAAGAAATTAACACACAACCTGCTTGTGGCAATCAGAAATGCTTTATTCTCTGCATGGGACCCAAGGGTAACAGTGGTGGTAACTGTGACCTGTAGTGAAGCTCTTGATGAGCCAAAAGCTATACATGACAATTCTCTATTATGACTGTTCCAGATAGAAGTGGAGCATAGCCACTTTTCAGATCATGAGATCCAGCACTTGGCAGAAGAGGAGCAGCTACAGAAGATGAAAGACAACATTCATGATGACGAAACAGAATTTGAGCAAACTATTATGCTGACCCAAGACCTAGAGGATATCTGGGAACAGAAATTACAACAGTTCAAACCTGGCCCACGACTAACAGGTTCTGATCCAAGTTCTCTCAGCTCAGAAGAGAGAATAAGGCCTCTCTGCTCTTTCTGAACATGGTTGACTTTGGTACAATAGATTggaggggaggcagggtgcagagcCCTCAAATGGAGTGAACATCTTGACCCCCATGGCCCCTTTCAGTTATTTATAGGAGAGGTTAGCTGGTCCGTGAAGGGAGCTGTGCTCTATTCCTTTTCTCCCAGAACCTTTGAGTGAGTATAGAGTAGGAAGGCTGAGTATTCTATCTTTATAAGAAAAACTAAGATTAGCTTAAATCCCTTCACAAAAACTCACAACACTACATAAATGTTGATTGAGTCATTAGGCAGTGAGATGAAATAGAGACTTAAGCAACATGTTTTAaatgatctttttaaaaaaaaaaagcatctaaaGAGCAATCCCTCTTTCACCTTTGAGGCATGACTGAAAATCAATGCGTTTTGTCAGGATCCCAGGTGACACGTATTTTCTTGTATCTAGATTCTTATCTTGCTTATCACCATAcgatctgagcaccttccagtagTGCATTAAGCAGGATGACTGTCATATGGCATTTGCTCTCCCATCATCTCTCAGAGGGAGAAGCGTGTATAAGTGAATGTcttgagaacataagaatagccataggGAGTCAGAACAGTGGTTgttctagctcagtatcctgtatTCTGATACGGGCAACTGCAGGTGTCCTGGATGGAATGGACAGCAAGAACAAATCAATTTTGAGTGACTTCTCCCCTGCTCGATGTTCACAGCCTCTGCAGCTtgaggtttagggacacctggAACATGGGATTGCATCCCTGGATCCATATTCA
Coding sequences:
- the MRPL46 gene encoding large ribosomal subunit protein mL46, which encodes MALLSDRPARPARGTGRKVSAVHCGLREERWRRRLDGWVGAAVHCGLAEEKMAAPIQRALYGGGGRWRWALGSRCLSASVVPRWRLLGALCLQRPPRITQALSPAQEEMARLMHQIEVEHSHFSDHEIQHLAEEEQLQKMKDNIHDDETEFEQTIMLTQDLEDIWEQKLQQFKPGPRLTDADKSNDRTSLNRKLDRNLMLLVKEKVGSQELWLLPQADWQAGETLRSTAERALAALSGNIQAKFLGNAPCGFYKYKFPKAFRTEGSVGAKIFFFKALLQNGDLLRTERRGDYVWVSKAELGDYLKPDYLRQVTRFLMDQ